Proteins from one Hydrogenophaga sp. SL48 genomic window:
- a CDS encoding alpha/beta fold hydrolase: MKHLLKTAMLGLALSTTLQAPTLRAAEPVATVANQGQLAAGPKSEVTWKNVPTQTLTAGDVTFAYRELGQHHGGTPVVMLTHLAAVLDNWDPRIIDGIAAQHHVIAFDNRGIGASSGSPSSSVEEMAADAITFIKAKGFQKVDLLGFSLGGMVAQEIVLKEPPLVRKMVLAGTGPAGGEGISTVAGVTVYDMARGFFTGQDAKQFLFFTRTPGGIEAGKAFLARLKERTENRDTEISVSAFMAQLEALRVWGKKAPADLSVVQQPVLVVNGDQDRMVPTVNTHDLARRLPNSQLVIYPDAGHGGVFQFHADFVRSTLEFLAR, from the coding sequence ATGAAACACCTGCTCAAGACGGCCATGCTGGGGCTCGCCCTGTCCACGACCCTCCAGGCGCCCACGCTGCGGGCGGCAGAGCCTGTCGCCACCGTTGCGAACCAAGGCCAGCTGGCGGCAGGACCAAAGTCCGAAGTCACCTGGAAGAACGTGCCCACCCAGACCCTCACGGCCGGCGACGTGACCTTCGCCTACCGCGAGCTGGGCCAGCACCACGGCGGCACGCCCGTGGTGATGCTGACCCACCTGGCCGCGGTGCTGGACAACTGGGACCCGCGCATCATCGACGGCATCGCGGCCCAGCACCACGTCATCGCCTTCGACAACCGGGGCATCGGGGCCTCCAGCGGCTCGCCGTCGAGTTCGGTGGAAGAAATGGCGGCCGATGCCATCACCTTCATCAAGGCCAAGGGCTTCCAGAAGGTGGACCTGCTGGGCTTCTCGCTGGGCGGCATGGTTGCCCAGGAAATCGTGCTGAAGGAGCCGCCACTCGTGCGAAAGATGGTGCTCGCGGGCACCGGCCCTGCGGGCGGCGAAGGTATCAGCACCGTGGCGGGCGTGACGGTCTACGACATGGCCCGGGGCTTCTTCACCGGGCAGGACGCCAAGCAGTTCCTGTTCTTCACGCGGACCCCCGGTGGCATCGAGGCTGGCAAGGCCTTCCTGGCGCGCTTGAAGGAACGCACCGAGAACCGCGACACCGAGATCTCTGTGAGTGCATTCATGGCACAGCTGGAGGCGTTGCGCGTGTGGGGCAAGAAGGCGCCCGCCGATCTGTCGGTGGTCCAGCAGCCGGTGTTGGTCGTCAACGGCGATCAGGACCGCATGGTCCCGACGGTCAACACGCACGACCTGGCGCGGCGGCTGCCGAACAGCCAGCTGGTCATCTACCCCGATGCCGGACACGGCGGTGTCTTCCAGTTTCACGCCGACTTCGTGCGCAGCACGCTCGAGTTTCTGGCCCGCTGA
- a CDS encoding DsbA family oxidoreductase: MTTHLKIDFVSDVSCPWCAIGLSALEQSLGAVQGDIAVEMHFQPFELNPQMGPEGQDVTEHLTQKYGSTAEQQAQIRETIRQRGAEAGFTFKAEGRGRIWNTFDAHRLLAWADVEGAPGQQHALKKALLTAYHGRAESPADHAVLLAAVEAVGLDRARAQAVLASGEFADEVREREQFFSRAGISSVPAVIVNQRHLISGGQPAAVFEQALRQIAAEAG, from the coding sequence ATGACCACACACCTCAAAATCGATTTCGTGTCCGACGTGTCCTGCCCCTGGTGCGCGATCGGCCTCTCCGCGCTGGAACAGTCCCTGGGCGCCGTGCAGGGCGACATCGCGGTCGAGATGCACTTCCAGCCTTTCGAGCTGAACCCGCAGATGGGCCCCGAGGGCCAGGACGTCACCGAACACCTGACACAGAAGTACGGCAGCACCGCCGAACAGCAGGCGCAGATCCGCGAAACGATCCGCCAGCGCGGTGCCGAGGCCGGGTTCACGTTCAAGGCCGAAGGCCGCGGCCGCATCTGGAACACCTTCGACGCGCACCGCCTCCTGGCCTGGGCGGATGTGGAGGGCGCCCCCGGCCAGCAGCACGCGCTGAAGAAAGCGCTGCTGACCGCCTACCACGGCCGTGCAGAAAGCCCGGCGGACCACGCGGTGCTGCTGGCCGCTGTTGAGGCGGTGGGGCTGGACAGGGCGCGCGCCCAGGCCGTGCTGGCCAGCGGCGAATTTGCCGACGAGGTGCGCGAGCGCGAACAGTTCTTCTCCCGCGCCGGCATCAGCTCGGTGCCGGCCGTGATCGTCAATCAACGCCACCTGATCTCGGGTGGCCAGCCGGCCGCGGTGTTCGAGCAGGCCTTGCGCCAGATCGCTGCGGAGGCCGGGTGA
- a CDS encoding B12-binding domain-containing radical SAM protein: MTTDFRVLSLIPPMTQLNTPYPSTAYLTGFLRSRGIDAVQEDLALALVLKLFTPAGLEAVRGRALALPEAQRSGSVHAFLDQFEHYRGTIGPAIAYLQGRDSTLAHRIAARGLLPEGPRFSALDAYEDDGSGDPLAWAFGALGVQDKARHLCTLYLNDLADVLRDAVDDRFEFVRYAESLASSQPSFDPLAGALAAPPTLVDDLLSDLTLAAIHRHQPTLVLLSVPFPGSVYAAFRIAQTIKAHNPHIRIALGGGFVNTELRELSDPRVFDFVDFVTLDAGERPVLSLIEHLHGQRGRQRLQRTFVRENGEVRYINLAEPDIPFEDVGTPTWDGLPLERYLSLLDMLNPMHRLWSDGRWNKLTVAHGCYWKKCSFCDVSLDYIGRYETATAGKLADRIQQIVEETGQTGFHFVDEAAPPKALKALAEELIRRDLHISWWGNIRFEKTFTPELAELLAQSGCIAMSGGLEVASDRLLNLMKKGVSVEQVARVTKGFSDAGILVHAYLMYGFPTQTLQDTVDALEYVRQLFEAGCIQSGFFHRFSCTVHSPVGMDPAAYGIELIPLPPVSFAKNDIGFIDPTGTDHDALGQGLRKAIYNYMHGLCVEDDVRRWFEHLPQQVPRSTVKRGKIAKALAAHH, from the coding sequence ATGACCACCGATTTCCGCGTGCTGAGCCTCATCCCCCCGATGACGCAGCTCAACACGCCCTACCCCTCCACCGCCTACCTCACCGGCTTCCTGCGTTCGCGCGGCATCGATGCGGTGCAGGAAGACCTGGCGCTGGCGCTGGTCTTGAAACTGTTCACGCCGGCCGGGCTGGAGGCCGTGCGCGGCCGTGCGCTGGCCCTACCCGAGGCACAGCGCTCGGGCAGCGTGCACGCTTTCCTCGACCAGTTCGAGCACTACCGGGGCACCATCGGCCCGGCCATCGCCTACCTGCAAGGCCGCGATTCGACGCTGGCCCACCGCATCGCCGCGCGCGGCCTGCTGCCCGAAGGCCCACGTTTCTCGGCGCTCGACGCCTACGAAGACGATGGCAGCGGCGACCCGCTGGCCTGGGCCTTTGGTGCGCTCGGCGTGCAGGACAAGGCGCGCCACCTCTGCACGCTCTACCTCAACGACCTGGCCGACGTGCTGCGCGACGCGGTCGACGATCGTTTCGAGTTCGTGCGCTACGCCGAGTCGCTGGCCAGCAGCCAGCCCAGCTTCGACCCGCTGGCCGGAGCGCTGGCCGCGCCGCCCACGCTGGTGGACGATCTGCTGAGCGACCTGACGCTCGCCGCCATCCACCGCCACCAGCCCACGCTGGTGCTGCTCTCCGTGCCCTTCCCCGGCTCGGTGTACGCGGCGTTTCGCATCGCGCAGACCATCAAGGCCCACAACCCGCACATCCGCATCGCGCTGGGTGGCGGCTTTGTGAACACCGAGCTGCGTGAACTGTCGGACCCGCGTGTCTTTGACTTTGTGGATTTCGTGACGCTGGACGCGGGCGAACGCCCGGTGCTCTCGCTGATTGAACATCTGCATGGGCAACGCGGGCGCCAGCGGCTGCAGCGCACGTTTGTGCGGGAGAACGGCGAGGTCAGGTACATCAACCTCGCCGAGCCCGACATCCCGTTCGAAGACGTGGGCACGCCCACCTGGGACGGCCTGCCGCTGGAACGTTACCTGAGCCTGCTCGACATGCTCAACCCCATGCACCGCCTCTGGAGCGACGGCCGCTGGAACAAGCTCACCGTGGCGCACGGCTGCTACTGGAAGAAGTGCAGCTTCTGCGATGTGAGCCTCGACTACATCGGCCGCTACGAAACCGCCACGGCAGGGAAGCTGGCCGACCGCATCCAGCAGATCGTCGAAGAAACCGGCCAGACCGGCTTCCATTTCGTGGACGAGGCCGCACCGCCCAAGGCGCTGAAAGCACTGGCCGAAGAGCTGATCCGCCGCGACCTGCACATCAGCTGGTGGGGCAACATCCGCTTCGAAAAAACCTTCACACCCGAGCTGGCCGAGCTGCTCGCGCAGAGCGGCTGCATCGCCATGAGCGGTGGCCTGGAAGTGGCGAGCGACCGCCTGCTCAACCTGATGAAAAAAGGCGTGTCGGTCGAGCAGGTGGCGCGTGTGACCAAGGGCTTCAGCGACGCCGGCATCCTGGTGCACGCTTACCTGATGTACGGCTTTCCCACGCAGACGCTGCAGGACACGGTGGACGCGCTCGAATACGTGCGCCAGCTGTTCGAGGCCGGCTGCATCCAGAGCGGTTTCTTCCACCGCTTCAGCTGCACCGTGCATTCGCCCGTGGGCATGGACCCGGCGGCCTATGGCATCGAACTGATCCCGCTGCCGCCGGTGAGCTTTGCCAAGAACGACATCGGCTTCATCGACCCCACCGGCACCGACCACGACGCGCTCGGCCAGGGCCTGCGCAAAGCGATCTACAACTACATGCACGGCCTGTGCGTGGAAGACGACGTGCGCCGCTGGTTCGAGCACCTGCCGCAGCAAGTGCCGAGATCGACCGTCAAGCGCGGAAAAATCGCCAAGGCGCTCGCCGCCCACCACTGA
- a CDS encoding SDR family oxidoreductase, translating to MNIQNAVVLITGANRGIGLAFARELLARGARKVYAAARDPATVTLPGVQALRLDVTQPEQIAAAAQLATDVTLVINNAGIAQPGGFLSPDSDAVTRRIFETNFFGVLNVSQGFAPVLKANGGGALLNVLSVASWVNGGELAAYSASKSAAWSLTNALRHELAAQKTQVLGLHMAYVDTDLTRGFEVPKSSAETIVQRALDGLEAGADEVLADVLTEQVRQGLTAARPVYLPQGA from the coding sequence ATGAACATTCAAAACGCCGTCGTCCTCATCACAGGCGCCAACCGAGGCATCGGCCTGGCCTTTGCCCGCGAACTGCTGGCGCGTGGCGCCCGCAAGGTCTACGCCGCCGCACGCGACCCTGCCACCGTGACCTTGCCGGGTGTCCAGGCCTTGCGGCTCGACGTCACACAGCCCGAGCAGATCGCGGCCGCCGCACAGCTGGCCACCGACGTGACCCTGGTGATCAACAACGCGGGCATTGCCCAGCCCGGCGGTTTCCTTTCGCCCGACAGCGACGCGGTGACGCGCCGCATCTTCGAGACCAACTTCTTCGGCGTGCTGAACGTGAGCCAGGGGTTTGCGCCCGTGCTCAAGGCCAACGGCGGTGGTGCGCTGCTCAACGTCTTGTCCGTGGCGTCGTGGGTCAACGGTGGTGAGCTGGCCGCCTACTCGGCCAGCAAGTCGGCGGCGTGGTCGCTGACCAATGCCCTGCGCCACGAGCTGGCCGCGCAGAAGACCCAGGTGCTGGGCCTGCACATGGCCTATGTCGACACCGACCTCACGCGTGGATTCGAGGTCCCCAAAAGCAGCGCCGAAACCATCGTGCAGCGGGCGCTCGACGGGCTGGAAGCGGGTGCCGACGAGGTGCTGGCCGATGTACTCACCGAGCAGGTCCGGCAGGGCCTGACGGCAGCGCGCCCGGTCTACCTGCCCCAGGGTGCTTGA
- a CDS encoding glutathione S-transferase, whose protein sequence is MKLIGMLDSPYVRRVAISLQLLDLPFEHQSLSVFRGFDEFSRTNPVVKAPTLVCDDGTVLMDSTLILQYAEALAHPRSLLPTEPAALAQALRATGLALAACEKAVQIVYERGLRPAEKQHEPWVTRVTGQLLAACGGLEAGLNAQTLNVSHATLGQAEVSTAVAWQFIQQMLPDVVPAERYPLLCSLSQAAEALPEFCAAPHGDSTYRAA, encoded by the coding sequence ATGAAGCTCATCGGCATGCTCGACTCGCCCTATGTGCGCCGCGTCGCCATCTCGCTGCAACTGCTCGACCTCCCGTTCGAACACCAGTCGCTCTCGGTGTTCCGCGGGTTTGACGAGTTCAGCCGAACCAACCCGGTGGTGAAAGCGCCCACGCTGGTGTGCGACGACGGCACGGTGCTGATGGACTCGACGCTGATCCTGCAGTACGCCGAAGCACTGGCCCACCCACGCAGCCTGTTGCCCACCGAGCCGGCCGCTCTGGCGCAGGCGCTGCGCGCCACCGGCTTGGCCCTGGCCGCGTGCGAGAAAGCGGTGCAGATCGTCTACGAGCGCGGCCTGCGGCCGGCCGAGAAGCAGCATGAGCCCTGGGTCACGCGGGTGACCGGGCAACTGCTTGCCGCCTGCGGCGGCCTGGAGGCCGGGCTGAACGCGCAGACACTGAACGTTTCGCACGCCACGCTGGGCCAGGCCGAGGTGAGCACCGCCGTCGCCTGGCAGTTCATCCAGCAGATGCTGCCGGACGTGGTGCCCGCTGAGCGCTACCCGCTGTTGTGTTCGTTGTCGCAGGCCGCCGAAGCGCTGCCCGAGTTCTGCGCCGCACCCCACGGCGACAGCACCTACCGCGCTGCCTGA
- the aroE gene encoding shikimate dehydrogenase, with product MTDRYAVIGNPIGHSKSPLIHSAFAQATGQDIEYTAIEGPLDGFKATVEAFIAAGGRGMNVTIPFKLQAFEIATDPMESARLAGAVNALKFEGGRIHAQNFDGLGLVNDIQRNLGVSLAGKRVLICGAGGATRGAILPIAMQKPALIAIANRTADKAHGLKRDFAAHATLQTGGYDELVGERFDVVLNATSTGLSQADLPLAASAFAPGALAYELVYGKGLTPFLKQAQAAGVTRIADGVGMLVEQAAEAFEWWRGVRPDTQPVIARFTVPLV from the coding sequence ATGACCGACCGCTACGCCGTCATCGGCAACCCCATTGGCCACAGCAAGTCGCCGCTGATCCACAGCGCTTTCGCGCAGGCTACCGGCCAGGACATCGAATACACCGCCATCGAGGGCCCGCTGGACGGCTTCAAGGCCACGGTCGAGGCCTTCATCGCCGCCGGCGGACGCGGCATGAACGTGACGATTCCCTTCAAGCTGCAGGCCTTCGAGATCGCCACCGACCCGATGGAATCGGCCCGCCTCGCTGGCGCGGTGAACGCGCTCAAGTTCGAGGGCGGCCGCATCCACGCGCAGAACTTCGACGGTCTCGGCCTGGTGAACGACATCCAGCGCAACCTGGGCGTGTCGCTCGCGGGCAAGCGGGTGCTGATCTGCGGCGCGGGCGGTGCCACGCGCGGCGCCATCCTGCCGATCGCGATGCAGAAGCCGGCCCTGATCGCCATCGCCAACCGCACCGCCGACAAGGCCCATGGCCTGAAACGCGACTTCGCGGCCCACGCCACGCTGCAGACCGGTGGCTACGACGAACTGGTTGGCGAGCGTTTCGACGTGGTGCTCAACGCCACCTCCACCGGTCTTTCGCAGGCCGATCTGCCGCTGGCGGCCAGCGCCTTCGCGCCCGGCGCGCTGGCCTATGAGCTGGTGTACGGCAAAGGCCTCACGCCCTTCCTGAAGCAGGCCCAGGCCGCCGGCGTCACCCGGATCGCCGATGGCGTGGGCATGCTGGTGGAGCAGGCGGCCGAGGCCTTCGAGTGGTGGCGCGGCGTGCGCCCTGACACCCAGCCGGTGATCGCGCGTTTCACTGTGCCGCTGGTCTGA
- a CDS encoding EamA family transporter, which produces MAVFGSVVALGIGTSFAKQLFPQVGSLGTTALRVGFSALLLLLIWRPWRWPLSRADARSLVRYGVALGCMNLMFYQSLRTIPFGVAVAIEFSGPLAVAFFSSRRAIDYVWIALAIVGLGLLLPLGHDVASLDPEGVVFALGAAVCWASYIVFGKRVGHLHAGHSVALGLTMAAITVVPFGVWHAGSALLDPGILLYGLGVAAVSSAIPISLEMVALKRLSHSAFGVMASMEPAVAALLGLLVLGEQLSGLQWLAIGFIMAAAAGSSVTAQANTHHGPADEIVQ; this is translated from the coding sequence ATGGCCGTGTTCGGCTCGGTGGTGGCGCTGGGCATCGGCACCTCGTTCGCCAAACAGCTGTTCCCGCAGGTGGGCTCGCTGGGCACCACCGCGCTGCGGGTGGGCTTTTCGGCGCTGCTGTTGCTGCTGATCTGGCGCCCCTGGCGCTGGCCGCTCTCGCGCGCCGACGCCAGGAGCCTGGTGCGCTACGGCGTGGCGCTGGGCTGCATGAACCTGATGTTCTACCAGTCGCTGCGCACGATTCCCTTCGGTGTCGCGGTGGCCATCGAGTTCAGCGGGCCGCTCGCGGTGGCCTTCTTTTCGTCGCGCCGGGCCATCGACTATGTGTGGATCGCGCTGGCCATCGTGGGCCTGGGCCTGCTGCTGCCGCTGGGTCATGACGTGGCCAGCCTCGACCCCGAAGGCGTGGTGTTCGCACTCGGCGCTGCGGTGTGCTGGGCTTCGTACATCGTGTTCGGCAAACGCGTGGGCCACCTGCACGCCGGCCATTCGGTGGCACTGGGCCTCACCATGGCCGCGATCACCGTCGTGCCTTTCGGCGTCTGGCACGCCGGCAGCGCCCTGCTGGACCCGGGCATCCTGCTGTACGGGCTGGGCGTGGCGGCGGTGTCCAGCGCGATCCCGATCTCGCTGGAGATGGTGGCGCTCAAGCGCCTCTCACACAGCGCGTTCGGCGTCATGGCCAGCATGGAGCCGGCCGTGGCCGCGCTGCTCGGCCTGCTGGTGCTGGGCGAGCAGCTGAGCGGCCTGCAGTGGCTGGCCATCGGCTTCATCATGGCCGCAGCCGCCGGCAGCTCGGTGACCGCGCAGGCCAACACCCACCACGGACCCGCCGACGAAATCGTGCAGTGA
- a CDS encoding alkene reductase translates to MLFTPLSAPSLQLRNRIVMAPMTRSRAVDHNTPNALMAEYYGQRASAGLMITEGTSPSPNGLGYARIPGLFNEAHVQGWKQVTDAVHAQGGKIFVQLMHTGRVGHVANLPAGAEVLAPTAEVCPGEMFTDTQGMQPHSAPRAMSEEDIHHAVAEYTQSAQLAMEAGFDGVELHAANGYLIEQFLNANVNHRTDGYGGSIEGRNRFALEVVRAVVAAIGADRVGIRLSPYGVFNGMGAYPDVEAQVLALTEALSQMGILYLHLLDHSALGAPPVPAEFKFRLRVAFHSVFILAGGFDRASAESALHAGHANLIAFARPFIANPDLVERMQAKAALNPLDMTTFYTPGPQGYTDYPALSA, encoded by the coding sequence ATGCTCTTCACCCCGCTCTCCGCGCCTTCCCTGCAGCTCCGCAACCGCATCGTCATGGCGCCCATGACGCGCAGCCGCGCGGTGGACCACAACACGCCCAATGCCCTGATGGCCGAGTACTACGGCCAGCGGGCTTCGGCCGGCCTGATGATCACCGAGGGCACCTCGCCCTCGCCCAACGGTCTGGGCTACGCCCGCATCCCGGGCCTGTTCAACGAAGCCCATGTGCAGGGCTGGAAGCAGGTGACAGACGCCGTGCACGCCCAAGGCGGCAAGATCTTTGTCCAGCTGATGCACACGGGGCGCGTGGGCCATGTGGCCAACCTGCCGGCCGGCGCCGAAGTGCTCGCGCCGACCGCCGAGGTCTGCCCCGGCGAGATGTTCACCGACACCCAGGGCATGCAGCCGCACAGCGCGCCCCGCGCCATGAGCGAAGAAGACATCCACCACGCCGTGGCGGAATACACCCAGTCGGCCCAACTGGCGATGGAAGCGGGGTTCGACGGCGTCGAGCTGCACGCGGCGAACGGCTACCTGATCGAGCAGTTCCTGAACGCCAACGTCAACCACCGCACCGACGGCTACGGCGGCAGCATCGAAGGCCGCAACCGCTTCGCGCTGGAGGTGGTGCGCGCGGTGGTCGCCGCCATCGGCGCGGACCGGGTGGGCATCCGGTTGTCGCCCTACGGCGTGTTCAACGGCATGGGCGCCTACCCCGACGTCGAGGCGCAGGTCCTGGCCCTCACCGAAGCGCTGTCGCAGATGGGCATCCTGTACCTGCACCTGCTGGACCACTCGGCCCTGGGCGCGCCGCCCGTGCCCGCCGAGTTCAAGTTCCGCCTTCGCGTGGCGTTCCACAGCGTGTTCATCCTGGCCGGAGGCTTCGATCGGGCCAGTGCCGAGAGCGCACTTCATGCGGGTCACGCGAACCTCATCGCCTTTGCCCGCCCCTTCATCGCCAACCCCGACCTCGTCGAGCGCATGCAGGCCAAGGCGGCTTTGAACCCCCTGGACATGACCACCTTCTACACCCCCGGCCCCCAGGGCTACACAGACTACCCGGCGCTCAGCGCCTGA
- a CDS encoding TetR/AcrR family transcriptional regulator has protein sequence MMRIMRKSPTNIRTAAKEASHERIVQAAARAIRRSGYDGTGVADIMKEAGLTHGAFYAHFESREAMLAEAADRAGAESNAFAASVVAAAPPEQALQALMQTYLSKEHLAGIETGCPVSALGSEMPRQSPEVRRAATRRIKEMIDLVARQSPDWGQPGAHERALVTVATMVGTLVLARAVDDPALSDALCSAALKRLDPSEA, from the coding sequence ATGATGCGAATCATGCGAAAATCGCCAACCAACATCCGAACCGCCGCCAAAGAAGCCTCGCACGAGCGCATCGTGCAGGCCGCTGCCCGCGCCATCCGGCGCAGCGGCTACGACGGTACCGGGGTGGCCGACATCATGAAAGAGGCGGGTCTGACGCACGGTGCGTTCTATGCCCACTTCGAGTCCCGCGAAGCCATGCTGGCCGAGGCGGCGGACCGGGCGGGAGCCGAGTCCAATGCCTTCGCGGCCAGTGTCGTCGCCGCTGCGCCACCCGAGCAGGCCTTGCAGGCGCTGATGCAGACCTATCTTTCCAAGGAGCACCTGGCGGGCATCGAGACGGGTTGCCCTGTTTCAGCCCTGGGTTCTGAAATGCCCCGCCAGTCGCCCGAAGTGCGCCGGGCCGCCACGCGCCGCATCAAGGAGATGATCGATCTGGTGGCTCGTCAGTCACCGGATTGGGGGCAGCCCGGCGCCCACGAGCGCGCGCTGGTGACGGTGGCCACCATGGTGGGCACCTTGGTGCTGGCCCGTGCTGTCGATGACCCTGCGTTGTCGGACGCGCTGTGCAGTGCCGCCTTGAAGCGCCTGGATCCTTCGGAGGCCTGA
- a CDS encoding NADP-dependent oxidoreductase, whose product MKAFVLDRYGKKETLRAAEVPEPELREDDVLIEVHATAVNLLDVKLRNGEFKLILPYRTPLILGHDVAGVVVRVGPRVRQFKVGDEVYARPDDFRIGTFAERIAVKEDSVAIKPKNITMEEAASIPLVGLTAWQALVERAKLKAGQKVFIQAGSGGVGTFAIQLAKHLGATVATTTSAGNTALVKSLGADVIVDYKKDHFEEQLSDCDVVLNSQDGKTLSKSLGVLKPGGHLISISGPPDPQFARDIKANWLVQQVMRAISFGVRWQAQHLRVGYSFLFMKASGSQLRQITPLIESGAIRPVIDKVFPFDATNEALAYVESGRAKGKVVIKLR is encoded by the coding sequence ATGAAAGCCTTCGTCCTGGACCGCTACGGGAAGAAAGAAACACTGCGGGCCGCCGAGGTGCCGGAACCGGAGTTGCGTGAAGACGATGTGCTGATCGAGGTGCACGCGACCGCGGTGAATCTGCTGGACGTCAAGCTGCGCAACGGCGAGTTCAAGCTCATCCTGCCGTACCGCACGCCCTTGATCCTGGGTCATGACGTGGCCGGTGTGGTGGTCCGTGTCGGACCGCGGGTGCGCCAGTTCAAGGTGGGCGACGAGGTCTACGCCCGGCCCGATGATTTCCGCATCGGCACCTTCGCCGAGCGGATTGCCGTCAAGGAAGACTCGGTGGCGATCAAGCCGAAAAACATCACCATGGAAGAGGCCGCGTCCATCCCCTTGGTGGGCCTGACGGCCTGGCAGGCGCTGGTGGAACGCGCGAAGCTCAAGGCGGGTCAGAAGGTCTTTATCCAGGCGGGCTCTGGTGGCGTGGGCACGTTCGCGATCCAGCTGGCCAAGCACCTGGGCGCGACGGTGGCCACCACCACCAGCGCGGGCAATACCGCCCTGGTCAAAAGCCTGGGTGCGGACGTGATCGTCGACTACAAAAAGGACCACTTCGAAGAGCAACTGAGCGACTGCGACGTGGTGCTCAACAGCCAGGACGGCAAGACCCTGTCGAAGTCCCTGGGCGTGCTCAAGCCAGGCGGCCACCTCATCTCCATCTCGGGGCCACCCGATCCGCAGTTTGCGCGGGACATCAAGGCCAACTGGCTGGTGCAGCAGGTCATGCGCGCCATCAGCTTCGGCGTTCGCTGGCAAGCGCAGCACCTGAGGGTCGGCTATTCGTTCCTGTTCATGAAGGCCAGTGGCAGCCAGCTGCGGCAGATCACGCCGCTGATCGAGTCGGGCGCCATCCGCCCGGTGATCGACAAGGTCTTCCCGTTTGACGCCACCAACGAGGCCCTGGCCTACGTCGAAAGCGGCCGCGCCAAAGGCAAGGTGGTCATCAAGCTTCGCTGA
- a CDS encoding L-serine ammonia-lyase, which produces MAISAFDLFKIGIGPSSSHTVGPMRAARLFAAGLQAQGLLERVARVHCGLHGSLGATGKGHGSDKAVLLGLCGEEPETVPIEAVEPTIAAIRSASRLPLMGCHHIAWNERDDLSFFRAPLPFHANGMRLSAWDAAGVLLSERTYYSVGGGFVVSDEVAADGERQKVIAPDATQLPIPFRTGDELLQRCREHGLSVAGVMRANERHWRSDAEVHAGLLRLWDVMQACVRRGCTAEGVLPGGFKVRRRAPQLYRDLTEHPEKALTDPLAVLDWVNLYALAVNEENAAGGRVVTAPTNGAAGIVPAVLHYYRRFVPGANDDGVVDFLLTAAAIGILYKENASISGAEVGCQGEVGVACSMAAGALCAVLGGTPEQVENAAEIGMEHHLGLTCDPVGGLVQIPCIERNAIASVKAINAARMAMRGDGVHHVSLDKVIKTMRETGADMKTKYKETSRGGLAVNIVEC; this is translated from the coding sequence ATGGCCATCTCCGCGTTCGACCTCTTCAAGATCGGCATCGGCCCCAGCAGCTCGCACACGGTAGGGCCCATGCGCGCGGCCCGCCTCTTTGCGGCCGGTCTGCAGGCGCAAGGCCTGCTCGAACGCGTGGCCCGGGTGCACTGCGGGCTGCATGGCTCGCTGGGGGCCACCGGCAAAGGGCACGGCAGCGACAAGGCGGTGCTGCTGGGCCTGTGTGGCGAGGAGCCCGAGACGGTGCCCATCGAAGCGGTGGAGCCGACCATCGCCGCCATCCGCAGCGCCAGCCGCCTCCCGCTGATGGGCTGCCATCACATCGCCTGGAACGAACGGGACGACCTGTCCTTCTTCCGCGCGCCACTGCCCTTCCACGCCAACGGCATGCGCCTCTCGGCCTGGGACGCGGCGGGGGTGCTGCTGTCGGAACGCACCTACTACTCCGTGGGCGGTGGCTTCGTGGTCAGCGACGAAGTGGCGGCCGACGGCGAGCGCCAGAAGGTGATCGCGCCCGACGCCACGCAACTGCCCATCCCGTTCCGCACCGGCGACGAACTGCTGCAGCGCTGCCGCGAACACGGTCTGTCCGTCGCCGGGGTGATGCGCGCCAACGAGCGGCACTGGCGCAGCGACGCCGAGGTGCACGCCGGGCTGCTGCGCCTCTGGGACGTGATGCAGGCCTGCGTGCGCCGCGGCTGCACGGCGGAGGGTGTACTGCCGGGTGGATTCAAGGTCCGCCGGCGCGCACCGCAGCTTTACCGCGACCTCACCGAACACCCCGAGAAGGCGCTGACCGACCCGCTGGCCGTGCTCGACTGGGTCAACCTCTACGCACTGGCCGTCAATGAAGAAAACGCCGCCGGTGGCCGGGTGGTCACGGCGCCCACCAACGGCGCGGCCGGCATCGTGCCCGCCGTGCTGCATTACTACCGCCGTTTCGTGCCCGGCGCGAACGACGACGGCGTGGTCGACTTCCTGCTCACGGCTGCGGCCATCGGCATCCTCTACAAGGAGAACGCCAGCATCAGCGGCGCCGAGGTGGGCTGCCAGGGCGAGGTGGGCGTGGCCTGCTCCATGGCGGCCGGCGCCCTGTGTGCGGTGCTGGGCGGCACGCCCGAGCAGGTGGAAAACGCGGCCGAGATCGGCATGGAACACCACCTGGGCCTGACCTGCGACCCGGTCGGCGGCCTGGTGCAGATCCCCTGCATCGAGCGCAACGCCATCGCCTCGGTCAAGGCCATCAACGCCGCCCGCATGGCGATGCGCGGCGATGGCGTGCACCACGTCAGCCTGGACAAGGTCATCAAGACCATGCGCGAGACCGGTGCCGACATGAAGACCAAGTACAAGGAGACCTCGCGCGGCGGCCTGGCGGTGAACATCGTGGAGTGTTGA